A genomic stretch from Sulfurihydrogenibium azorense Az-Fu1 includes:
- a CDS encoding efflux RND transporter periplasmic adaptor subunit — MKKVVFLVLILFSLSYGKYVKLNPEIERNFDIKTLKVKKEKLIDKDEYPGVVIENPSKTVIISSPVSGVLDNLFVKKGDFVKKGQVIAQIVSPEINQIIAQIETARVKVQTTKNILDREELLYKEEVIPYSRYFSAKVEYENAVATLKSLEKVLFSYGVVKNGKLLITSKVSGVVLELSVFVGSTVSVDKEIGKIADLSEVLVVTQIPPEEVKKIKVGDEVYVVGLDNVELKGKVALIDYQLNPQTRRNEIRVSVKNKNFTLKPNMFVNVRLFKISEEGFIIPKSAVIATSYKNFVIVKTDKGYTLREVAINKVSSDNVVVIQGLKEGDEVVVSGVNLLKKELLEEGK, encoded by the coding sequence ATGAAAAAAGTAGTTTTTTTAGTGCTCATACTATTTTCACTTTCTTATGGAAAGTATGTAAAGTTGAATCCTGAAATTGAGAGGAATTTTGATATAAAAACATTAAAAGTAAAAAAAGAAAAACTGATAGACAAAGATGAGTATCCTGGTGTAGTTATAGAAAATCCATCAAAAACAGTTATAATCTCTTCCCCTGTGTCTGGAGTTTTAGATAATCTATTTGTTAAAAAGGGAGATTTTGTTAAAAAAGGGCAGGTTATAGCTCAAATAGTATCTCCAGAGATAAACCAGATAATAGCTCAAATAGAGACAGCTAGAGTAAAAGTTCAAACAACCAAAAACATACTGGATAGAGAAGAGCTTTTGTATAAAGAAGAAGTTATTCCTTACTCAAGGTACTTTTCGGCTAAAGTTGAGTATGAAAATGCAGTTGCAACGTTAAAGTCCCTTGAAAAGGTTCTGTTTTCTTACGGAGTTGTAAAAAACGGTAAACTTTTAATCACATCTAAGGTTTCAGGAGTTGTCTTAGAACTTTCAGTTTTTGTAGGGTCAACTGTCAGTGTAGATAAAGAGATAGGTAAAATTGCAGATTTAAGCGAGGTTTTAGTAGTTACTCAAATACCTCCTGAAGAAGTAAAAAAAATTAAAGTAGGAGATGAAGTTTATGTTGTAGGGTTAGACAACGTTGAACTAAAAGGTAAGGTAGCTTTAATAGATTATCAGCTTAACCCTCAAACTAGAAGAAATGAGATTAGAGTGTCTGTAAAAAATAAAAACTTTACATTAAAACCTAATATGTTTGTAAACGTTAGACTTTTTAAAATCTCGGAAGAAGGCTTTATAATTCCTAAATCTGCCGTCATAGCCACATCTTACAAAAATTTTGTAATTGTAAAAACAGATAAAGGATACACACTAAGGGAAGTTGCTATTAATAAAGTTTCTTCAGATAATGTAGTTGTTATACAAGGTTTAAAGGAAGGAGATGAGGTTGTTGTAAGTGGTGTAAACCTTCTGAAGAAAGAGCTGTTGGAGGAAGGTAAATGA
- a CDS encoding TolC family protein: MKKYIFTILGFLSLSYGETLQDILDKSIQNELIKSKESEVRVLEGELIKAKSFQNPEVYTEFGRLISKGNSSATLTEFSVSQPLLLYGVRSYRVNEAKALLESSKYNLEMFIYGYKGEIYKLFYESLYKKELMSISKQELDFSESIYNFVKKTYQLGEVSKVDLYRSEKEYNLAKINYEKAQAEYKESLKRLSSFVGFDVSDVEGDFYSFKDIKMLNFEENPEVKSYQKYQEAISQQENYFKALSKPQISFGFITKESTKNSYEAGFFISATLPTFYRYAGELTSLKHKKIQYENLKTYTLNSLKLKYETIYKTHENLKSQLYKVNTDLIPTTEKQLQLGEKSYKLKVITLFELTNIKNDYFQSLKYRLEVLDSIHKNYAEYIKIGGEI, from the coding sequence GTGAAAAAGTACATTTTTACAATTTTAGGGTTTTTATCTTTAAGTTATGGAGAAACTTTACAGGATATTTTAGATAAGTCTATCCAGAATGAACTTATAAAGAGTAAAGAATCTGAGGTAAGGGTTTTAGAAGGTGAACTGATAAAAGCAAAAAGCTTTCAAAATCCTGAGGTGTATACTGAGTTTGGAAGGTTGATATCTAAAGGAAATTCTTCAGCTACACTTACAGAGTTTTCTGTATCTCAACCTCTACTTCTCTACGGAGTAAGGAGCTACAGAGTTAACGAAGCTAAAGCTTTGCTTGAGTCTTCCAAGTACAACCTTGAAATGTTTATCTACGGCTACAAAGGTGAAATCTATAAACTTTTTTATGAAAGTTTATACAAAAAAGAACTTATGAGCATATCAAAACAGGAGCTTGATTTTTCAGAAAGTATATACAACTTTGTAAAGAAAACTTACCAGTTAGGTGAGGTATCAAAAGTAGATTTGTACAGGTCAGAGAAGGAGTACAACTTAGCAAAGATAAACTATGAAAAAGCTCAGGCAGAGTATAAAGAGTCTTTGAAAAGACTTTCATCTTTTGTGGGATTTGATGTTTCTGACGTAGAAGGAGATTTTTATAGTTTTAAAGATATTAAAATGTTAAACTTTGAAGAAAACCCAGAAGTAAAATCTTACCAAAAGTATCAAGAAGCAATCTCACAACAAGAAAACTACTTTAAAGCTTTATCTAAACCTCAAATATCATTTGGATTTATAACTAAAGAATCAACAAAAAACAGTTATGAAGCAGGATTTTTTATATCAGCTACATTACCTACTTTCTACAGGTACGCAGGTGAGTTAACATCATTGAAACACAAAAAGATACAGTATGAAAACCTTAAAACTTACACCTTAAACAGTTTGAAACTTAAGTATGAGACAATCTATAAAACTCATGAAAATTTAAAATCTCAGCTATATAAAGTAAACACAGACTTGATTCCTACTACAGAAAAACAGCTGCAACTTGGAGAAAAAAGCTACAAGCTAAAAGTTATAACTCTTTTTGAATTAACAAACATAAAGAATGATTACTTTCAATCCTTAAAGTACAGGTTAGAAGTCTTAGATTCTATACATAAAAATTACGCAGAGTACATCAAAATTGGAGGAGAAATATGA
- a CDS encoding bacteriohemerythrin: MLINPQEMPKVAVDEMNEVHSTEVEILNKLYEKILEFENDSSKFDEVVKLFDEFLNDVIQHFSFEQNMMEETNFFAYSMHRGEHDRVLFELKSLEKMLKEKNDVKTLKEYLVYNFKPWIINHVKTMDTVTAMYLSNFL, translated from the coding sequence ATGTTAATAAATCCTCAAGAAATGCCTAAAGTTGCTGTTGATGAAATGAATGAAGTTCATTCAACAGAGGTAGAAATACTAAATAAACTCTATGAGAAAATTTTAGAATTTGAAAACGATAGCTCTAAATTTGATGAAGTTGTTAAGTTATTTGATGAGTTTTTAAATGATGTGATACAGCACTTTTCTTTTGAACAGAATATGATGGAAGAGACAAACTTTTTTGCATATTCTATGCACAGGGGAGAACACGACAGAGTATTATTTGAATTAAAGAGTTTAGAAAAGATGCTAAAAGAAAAAAACGATGTTAAAACTTTAAAAGAGTATCTTGTTTACAACTTTAAACCATGGATTATAAATCACGTAAAAACAATGGATACAGTTACAGCTATGTATCTTTCAAACTTTTTATGA
- a CDS encoding NADH-quinone oxidoreductase subunit A, whose amino-acid sequence MVTGYFGLTIFFVLAVIVGAALLILNRLLAPKTPEPYEGYPYECGVPLYDKTTWTTIDQKYYLLGLLLVLFDLESAFVFPWAVIFKEVAQVAPGFIFTEMFFFLAILILGYIYAWKKGALRWQ is encoded by the coding sequence ATGGTTACTGGTTACTTTGGATTAACTATATTCTTTGTATTAGCAGTAATTGTAGGAGCTGCATTACTTATTTTAAACAGACTTTTAGCTCCTAAAACTCCTGAACCTTACGAAGGTTATCCCTATGAGTGTGGGGTTCCACTTTACGATAAAACTACGTGGACTACAATAGATCAAAAATATTACCTTTTAGGTTTACTTCTTGTTCTCTTTGACTTAGAGTCTGCTTTTGTATTTCCTTGGGCTGTAATATTTAAAGAAGTAGCTCAAGTAGCTCCAGGGTTTATCTTTACAGAGATGTTTTTCTTCTTAGCAATACTTATTTTAGGATACATATATGCTTGGAAAAAAGGAGCGTTAAGATGGCAGTAA
- the nuoB gene encoding NADH-quinone oxidoreductase subunit NuoB → MAVNVNSGIILTTVEEVLSWGRRNSLWPVSIGLACCAIEMMHTAASRFDTDRLGIIFRGSPRQSDVLIVAGTVVNKVAPMLKLIYEQMPDPKWVISMGGCSSGGGPFPTYSTLQGVDRIIPVDVYIPGCPPTPQALLWGIMELQKKIKAKKEGKELKEIPIKIPAESKPISK, encoded by the coding sequence ATGGCAGTAAACGTAAACAGTGGGATAATTTTAACTACAGTAGAAGAAGTTTTAAGCTGGGGAAGAAGAAACTCCCTATGGCCCGTGTCTATCGGTCTTGCTTGCTGTGCTATAGAGATGATGCATACAGCTGCATCAAGGTTTGATACAGACAGGTTAGGTATAATTTTTAGAGGTTCTCCAAGACAATCGGATGTTTTAATTGTAGCTGGTACCGTTGTAAACAAAGTAGCTCCGATGCTTAAACTTATATACGAACAAATGCCAGACCCTAAATGGGTTATATCAATGGGTGGCTGTTCATCAGGAGGAGGTCCATTCCCTACTTACTCAACCCTTCAAGGTGTTGATAGGATAATTCCAGTTGATGTTTATATTCCCGGCTGTCCTCCAACACCTCAGGCATTACTTTGGGGAATTATGGAACTTCAGAAAAAGATAAAAGCAAAAAAAGAAGGAAAAGAGTTAAAAGAAATTCCAATAAAAATTCCTGCGGAATCTAAACCTATAAGTAAGTAG
- the nuoD gene encoding NADH dehydrogenase (quinone) subunit D, with the protein MIWINPQKVDNLKSTFPSLKILKSENSVSVEIEKEKLVDFLNYIKQDPEYSFKMFIDFTVVDYPFHKPRFQGVYILYSPDFNERIIVKTWTDETLPSLTPLWKGAKWAEREAYDMFGIKFEGHENLVRMFLWETYPYYPLRKDFPKEGIKDTYLPSLNERENIPSHDYDPYHTAIPTLEDLEITERKRINKKNQIVLNWGPLHPGTHGTIWFLFDLEGETIKECDIILGQLHRGIEKLAEDLTYTQIIPYTDRMDYISALCSNIAYVNAVEKLLKVEPTEKAKWIRTMMAELQRINSHLLWLGTTALDLGALTMFLYTFREREKIMDIIEGIAGIRLNSSFLRIGGVRYDLPEGALDVIKHFINDFPSRIKDYEDLLTKNRIWIKRNKDVGIVTKEDVYQYGLTGIMARSAGVPYDIRYIQPTDAYPEVDFEIPLGTVGDAYDRYLLRMEEMKQSIKIIHQCVQKLEKMKDDKYLATENPYVLPTLQETYYSIEAMVKDFNLRIYGEKAPEGEIYLSGENPRGELGFYIVSKGEGRPYRLRIRSGAFYNLQIFPQLIKGRTVADAVALLGSIDPVVGETDR; encoded by the coding sequence TTGATTTGGATAAATCCTCAAAAGGTAGACAATTTAAAGTCTACCTTTCCTTCTTTAAAAATTCTTAAAAGTGAAAACTCTGTATCTGTAGAGATAGAAAAAGAAAAGCTAGTAGATTTTCTAAATTATATAAAACAAGATCCAGAGTATTCTTTTAAAATGTTTATTGACTTTACAGTTGTAGATTATCCTTTTCATAAACCAAGGTTTCAAGGTGTTTACATACTATACTCTCCTGACTTTAATGAAAGAATAATAGTAAAGACGTGGACAGATGAAACTCTTCCCTCCCTTACACCTCTATGGAAAGGAGCTAAGTGGGCAGAAAGAGAAGCTTACGATATGTTTGGAATAAAGTTTGAAGGTCATGAAAATTTAGTTAGAATGTTCTTGTGGGAAACTTACCCTTACTACCCTTTGAGAAAAGATTTTCCAAAAGAAGGCATAAAAGATACTTACCTTCCTTCATTAAACGAAAGGGAAAATATTCCAAGTCATGATTATGACCCTTACCATACAGCTATTCCAACCTTAGAAGACTTGGAAATCACAGAAAGAAAGAGAATAAACAAAAAAAATCAGATAGTGTTAAACTGGGGACCTTTACACCCGGGAACCCATGGAACGATATGGTTCTTATTTGACCTTGAAGGTGAGACTATAAAAGAGTGTGATATTATTCTTGGACAGCTACACAGAGGGATAGAAAAGTTAGCTGAAGACCTTACATACACCCAGATTATTCCTTACACAGACAGAATGGATTACATATCAGCACTTTGTTCAAATATAGCTTACGTAAACGCTGTAGAAAAACTCCTTAAAGTGGAACCTACAGAAAAGGCAAAATGGATAAGAACAATGATGGCTGAACTACAGAGGATAAACAGCCATCTTCTATGGCTTGGTACAACCGCTTTAGACCTTGGTGCTTTAACTATGTTCTTATACACCTTTAGAGAAAGAGAAAAGATTATGGATATTATAGAAGGTATAGCTGGTATAAGGTTAAACTCATCCTTCTTGAGGATCGGAGGAGTTAGGTATGACCTTCCGGAAGGTGCTTTAGATGTTATAAAACACTTTATAAACGATTTTCCTTCAAGAATTAAAGATTACGAAGACCTTTTAACAAAAAACAGGATTTGGATAAAAAGAAATAAAGATGTTGGTATTGTTACAAAAGAAGATGTTTACCAGTATGGACTAACTGGTATTATGGCAAGAAGTGCAGGAGTTCCTTACGATATAAGGTATATTCAGCCTACAGACGCTTACCCAGAGGTAGATTTTGAAATACCACTTGGAACAGTAGGAGATGCTTACGATAGATACCTTTTGAGAATGGAAGAGATGAAACAAAGTATAAAGATTATTCATCAATGTGTACAAAAGTTAGAAAAGATGAAAGATGATAAATATCTTGCAACGGAAAATCCCTACGTTTTACCTACACTACAAGAGACTTACTACTCAATAGAAGCTATGGTAAAAGACTTTAACCTTCGTATATACGGAGAAAAAGCCCCAGAAGGAGAGATTTACCTATCAGGAGAAAATCCAAGGGGAGAGTTAGGATTTTACATAGTAAGTAAAGGAGAAGGTAGACCTTACAGATTAAGAATAAGGTCTGGAGCTTTTTATAATCTACAAATATTTCCTCAACTTATAAAAGGAAGAACTGTAGCAGACGCAGTTGCTCTACTTGGAAGTATTGACCCTGTTGTTGGAGAAACTGACAGGTAA
- the thiD gene encoding bifunctional hydroxymethylpyrimidine kinase/phosphomethylpyrimidine kinase — protein sequence MIAKALTIAGSDSGGGAGIQADLKTFTALGVYGMSAITAITVQNTVGVFGVHPVPPDIVYGQIKAVAEDIGVDALKTGMLFSQEIIQAVSQAIKDFKLNNLVVDPVMIAKSGDPLLKESARKTLIEKLLPLALIVTPNIPEAEDICKMEIKSIEDMEKACKIIHSLGSKYIVLKGGHLEGDVKVDVIYDGKEFHYLKAKSIPTKNTHGTGCTFSAAITSFLAKGESPIDAIKKAREYIQGAIENSLSLGKGHGPLNHTWNLPVSFSNNRVNTSK from the coding sequence ATGATAGCGAAAGCTTTAACTATTGCGGGGTCTGATAGTGGTGGTGGTGCAGGAATACAAGCAGATTTAAAAACATTTACTGCTTTAGGTGTCTATGGAATGAGTGCAATAACAGCTATAACGGTTCAAAACACAGTTGGAGTTTTCGGTGTTCATCCAGTTCCTCCTGACATAGTTTACGGTCAGATAAAAGCAGTAGCAGAGGATATAGGAGTTGATGCTTTAAAAACAGGTATGTTATTTTCCCAAGAGATAATACAAGCTGTTTCTCAAGCTATAAAAGATTTTAAATTAAATAACTTAGTTGTAGACCCTGTAATGATAGCAAAATCTGGAGATCCTCTTCTAAAAGAATCGGCAAGGAAAACACTTATTGAGAAACTACTACCTTTAGCTTTAATAGTGACTCCAAATATTCCAGAAGCTGAAGACATATGTAAAATGGAGATAAAAAGTATAGAAGATATGGAGAAAGCTTGTAAGATTATACACTCTTTAGGATCTAAGTATATAGTTTTAAAAGGTGGTCATCTTGAAGGTGATGTAAAAGTAGATGTTATATATGATGGTAAAGAGTTTCATTATCTAAAAGCAAAATCCATTCCTACTAAAAATACTCACGGAACTGGATGTACATTTTCAGCTGCAATTACATCATTTTTAGCTAAGGGAGAAAGCCCAATTGATGCTATAAAAAAGGCTAGAGAGTACATACAAGGTGCTATAGAAAACAGTCTATCTTTAGGTAAAGGTCATGGTCCTTTAAACCATACTTGGAATTTACCTGTCAGTTTCTCCAACAACAGGGTCAATACTTCCAAGTAG
- the dnaE gene encoding DNA polymerase III subunit alpha produces the protein MGKDFVHLHLHTHYSLLDGAIKIKDLAKKAVEYGYKAVGLTDHGNIFGAVEFYQEMKSVGVKPIIGMESYFTNNRFEKKGEGSDDILTDKNYHLILFAKDKTGFKNLMKLSSLSYTEGFYYKPRIDWELLEKYHEGLICQTACLKGFIPNLLSKGQYEEAKKYAKRLKDIFGEDLYFEIQVNGLEEQEEANKGIIKLAKELGIKVVGTNDSHYLNPEDQPAHDVIKALQMKETLQSLQEKGKAFKVKGLHFTSPEEMYEKFKGYEEYLKNTMEIAEKCNVEIDTAETRGYLFPKYQIPGIENPTQEDIKAYFEKLSKEGLEKRLEKEKNLSKEKLQEYRERLQYEIDVINNMGFAEYFLIVQDFINYAKNNGIPVGPGRGSAGGSLVAYCLGITEIDPLKHGLIFERFLNPERISMPDIDVDFCMENREKVIRYVKDKYGEDSVAQIITFNFMKSKMVIRDVARVLGFPYQEADKIAKMILPGPIQGSTLTIDENLEANPDFRKLYETDPKVKQLLDLARKLEGSARHTGIHAAGIVIAPGPLDEYVPVYRDKDGNKATQFEMKTLEQLGLVKMDFLGLKTLTELDLMKKLIKERHGIEINYQDLPLDDENVYKLLQSGKTTGVFQLESKGMQDLLVRLKPTVFDEIIAILALFRPGPLMSGMVDEYIERKHGRKPIEYPFEEVKEVLKETYGLIVYQEQIMFMSNILSGFSMAEADTLRKAIGKKNPETMAKMKGRFVEGAVERGFDREKVEKLWDDIEKFASYSFNKSHSTAYAYLTYWTAWVKTYYTDEFFAVKLSTEVNDSKFLNLLIDMENFGIKLLPPDVNKSMAEFYIESPKNIRFGLARIKNVGESSAKEIVKEREKNGEFVDIFDFCERLDTKTANKRVLESLIKAGAFDFEKVDRAILLNNVDKAISSGQKARESKMAGQNSLFALTTTPVVNVKHTYEDTGIKKLTEREKLKYEKEVLGFYLSGHPINAYKKELKGKVAKIGEIYDLVFSGKRPEGDLKVKFAGVVDEIKLKKTKSGNTMMMFSFSDETGQIDCRAFPEKLENKDLLKDDNIVVLEGFIEIDDEQEKISMNVVNVEPIENFLKDIKGVKIKIPKEKAMNGLLPKLQQLFKEHRGDKDVVIHIYDRNFECEIQLHSDFCVNLEDEFKHKLLQYVAERDVMYF, from the coding sequence ATGGGAAAAGATTTTGTACATCTTCATCTTCATACTCACTACTCTCTTTTGGATGGTGCTATTAAGATAAAAGATTTGGCAAAAAAAGCTGTTGAGTATGGATATAAAGCTGTAGGTCTTACAGACCATGGAAATATATTTGGAGCTGTAGAGTTTTACCAAGAGATGAAAAGTGTAGGGGTTAAGCCTATTATTGGTATGGAGAGCTACTTTACAAACAACAGGTTTGAAAAGAAAGGGGAAGGGTCTGACGATATACTTACAGATAAAAACTACCACCTTATACTTTTTGCAAAAGATAAAACAGGATTTAAAAATCTTATGAAGTTGTCTTCTTTATCTTACACAGAAGGTTTTTACTATAAACCAAGAATAGACTGGGAGCTCCTTGAAAAGTACCATGAAGGGCTTATCTGTCAAACAGCTTGTTTAAAGGGATTTATTCCAAATCTTTTGTCTAAAGGCCAGTACGAAGAAGCAAAAAAGTATGCTAAAAGACTAAAAGATATCTTTGGAGAAGACCTTTACTTTGAGATTCAGGTAAATGGCTTAGAAGAGCAAGAAGAGGCCAACAAAGGTATTATAAAACTTGCAAAAGAGTTAGGTATTAAGGTAGTAGGGACAAATGACTCCCACTATTTAAACCCCGAAGACCAACCAGCCCACGACGTTATAAAAGCATTACAGATGAAAGAAACTCTACAAAGCCTTCAAGAGAAAGGAAAAGCCTTTAAAGTAAAAGGTCTTCACTTTACATCTCCAGAAGAGATGTACGAAAAGTTTAAAGGTTATGAAGAGTACCTTAAAAACACTATGGAAATAGCTGAGAAGTGTAATGTTGAAATAGATACAGCGGAAACAAGGGGTTATCTCTTTCCAAAATACCAAATCCCGGGTATAGAAAATCCAACCCAAGAAGATATAAAAGCATACTTTGAAAAATTATCAAAAGAAGGATTAGAAAAAAGACTTGAAAAGGAGAAAAACCTATCTAAAGAGAAGCTCCAAGAGTATAGAGAAAGGCTACAGTATGAGATAGACGTTATAAACAATATGGGATTTGCAGAGTATTTCCTTATAGTTCAGGACTTTATTAACTATGCGAAGAATAACGGTATTCCTGTAGGTCCTGGAAGAGGTTCTGCAGGAGGTTCTTTGGTAGCTTACTGTCTGGGTATAACAGAAATTGACCCGTTAAAACACGGTCTTATCTTTGAAAGATTTTTAAATCCTGAAAGGATATCAATGCCTGATATAGATGTTGACTTTTGTATGGAAAACAGGGAGAAGGTGATTCGATATGTTAAAGATAAGTACGGAGAAGACAGCGTAGCCCAGATTATAACCTTTAACTTTATGAAATCTAAAATGGTTATAAGGGACGTTGCAAGGGTCTTAGGTTTTCCATACCAAGAAGCTGATAAAATAGCGAAGATGATACTTCCCGGTCCAATTCAAGGTAGTACCTTAACGATAGACGAAAATCTTGAAGCAAACCCAGACTTTAGAAAACTCTACGAAACAGACCCTAAAGTAAAACAGCTTTTAGACCTTGCAAGGAAGTTAGAAGGCTCTGCAAGACACACAGGTATCCATGCAGCTGGAATAGTTATTGCACCGGGTCCACTGGATGAGTACGTTCCAGTCTATAGAGATAAAGATGGAAACAAAGCAACCCAGTTTGAGATGAAAACCTTAGAACAGCTTGGCTTAGTAAAAATGGACTTCTTAGGTCTAAAGACCCTTACAGAGTTAGACCTAATGAAAAAACTTATAAAAGAAAGACATGGTATAGAGATAAACTACCAAGACTTACCCCTTGACGATGAAAACGTTTACAAACTGCTTCAATCAGGAAAAACAACAGGTGTATTTCAGCTTGAAAGTAAAGGAATGCAAGACCTGTTAGTAAGACTCAAACCTACTGTTTTTGATGAGATAATAGCTATACTTGCACTGTTTAGACCTGGACCTTTAATGAGTGGAATGGTAGATGAGTACATAGAAAGAAAACACGGAAGAAAACCTATAGAGTACCCATTTGAAGAAGTAAAAGAAGTTTTAAAAGAAACCTATGGACTTATAGTTTACCAAGAGCAAATAATGTTTATGTCTAACATACTCTCTGGATTTTCAATGGCAGAAGCTGACACATTAAGAAAAGCTATAGGAAAGAAAAATCCAGAAACTATGGCAAAAATGAAAGGAAGATTCGTTGAAGGTGCAGTAGAAAGGGGATTTGACAGAGAAAAAGTAGAAAAACTTTGGGACGATATAGAAAAGTTTGCTTCATACTCTTTCAACAAATCCCACTCTACAGCATACGCATACCTAACCTACTGGACTGCTTGGGTTAAAACTTACTACACAGATGAATTTTTTGCAGTAAAACTCTCTACAGAGGTAAACGATAGTAAATTTTTAAACCTCCTTATAGATATGGAAAACTTTGGTATAAAACTACTACCCCCTGATGTAAACAAAAGTATGGCTGAGTTTTACATAGAATCTCCAAAAAACATAAGATTTGGACTTGCAAGGATAAAGAACGTAGGAGAGTCTTCAGCAAAAGAAATAGTTAAAGAGAGAGAAAAAAATGGAGAATTTGTTGATATTTTTGATTTTTGCGAAAGACTTGACACAAAAACGGCAAACAAAAGAGTATTAGAAAGTCTTATAAAAGCAGGAGCTTTTGACTTTGAGAAGGTAGACAGAGCCATCTTACTAAACAACGTGGATAAAGCAATATCTTCAGGACAAAAAGCAAGGGAGAGTAAAATGGCCGGACAAAACTCTCTTTTCGCTTTAACAACAACTCCCGTTGTAAACGTAAAACATACTTACGAAGATACAGGAATTAAGAAACTTACAGAAAGAGAAAAGTTAAAGTATGAAAAAGAAGTCTTAGGATTTTACCTTTCAGGACATCCAATAAATGCTTACAAAAAAGAGCTAAAAGGAAAAGTAGCAAAAATAGGAGAAATATACGACCTTGTCTTTAGTGGAAAAAGACCAGAAGGTGATTTAAAAGTAAAGTTTGCAGGCGTTGTAGATGAAATCAAGCTAAAAAAGACCAAGTCAGGAAATACGATGATGATGTTCAGCTTTTCTGATGAAACAGGGCAGATAGATTGTAGAGCCTTTCCAGAAAAACTTGAAAACAAAGACCTTTTAAAAGATGACAACATAGTTGTGTTAGAAGGTTTTATAGAAATAGATGACGAACAGGAGAAGATATCAATGAATGTAGTAAATGTAGAGCCTATAGAAAACTTTTTAAAAGATATAAAAGGTGTAAAAATAAAAATACCAAAAGAAAAAGCTATGAATGGCTTACTTCCGAAATTACAACAGCTCTTTAAAGAGCACAGAGGAGACAAAGATGTTGTAATACATATTTACGACAGAAACTTTGAGTGTGAAATACAGCTTCACTCTGATTTTTGTGTAAACTTAGAAGATGAGTTTAAACATAAGCTACTTCAGTATGTAGCTGAAAGAGATGTAATGTATTTTTAA
- a CDS encoding BCAM0308 family protein, producing the protein MKRMDKLIQEYIHDPYFTKEKYHDPSVCERCGVVFHNGIFEWMKEVPKNAEKIVCPACRRIEDNYEGGIVYLEGQFLEKHKDEILHRIKNVEEEEMEYRPLERIIDIKEENGKFVIRTTYEHLARRIGEAVHKAYKGELKLNYPEGKKYVRVYWHRDQ; encoded by the coding sequence ATGAAAAGAATGGATAAGTTAATTCAAGAGTACATCCATGACCCATACTTTACAAAAGAGAAGTATCATGATCCATCTGTGTGTGAGAGATGTGGAGTTGTTTTCCATAATGGAATATTCGAATGGATGAAAGAAGTTCCTAAGAATGCTGAGAAAATTGTATGTCCAGCTTGTAGAAGAATAGAGGATAACTACGAAGGTGGTATAGTTTATTTAGAAGGCCAATTTTTAGAAAAGCATAAAGATGAGATTTTACACCGTATTAAAAATGTTGAAGAAGAAGAGATGGAGTACAGACCTTTAGAAAGAATTATAGATATAAAAGAAGAAAACGGAAAGTTTGTTATAAGAACCACATACGAACACCTTGCAAGAAGAATAGGCGAAGCTGTACATAAAGCCTACAAAGGAGAATTAAAACTTAACTACCCTGAAGGTAAAAAGTACGTAAGAGTTTACTGGCACAGAGACCAGTAG